DNA from Brassica napus cultivar Da-Ae chromosome C4, Da-Ae, whole genome shotgun sequence:
GACTGAACGGGAATTGTTGCTCGACGGCCACTTTCCCTAAGTTTCGTATAACGttttttagagaagatgtatttggaccGTAGTAAACACATAAAACCCATTAAATTCAAGAATTAATGAAACATTGACTTTTGATTGACCGTGACACGTGTCGTCACCACAGACTCCGAATTAGTGACATGGAATCTGATGTGGATGGCCTAGGAGTGAAGGAAACCCTCtttgtttattatattgtaattatgataattttgataataagtaaaataatttttaataaaaaaatcttagattatactttttcttatgaatatttttaaaatttatctctttgatattatattattaattatgtgctaaaatattatttttggttgaTGTctaatgaaacaatagtttcaaatatatatatatatatatatatatatatatatatatttgaaactattgTTTTTCGTATCGTATTAGTTCTAGTTGTTTTTATCTGAAATAGGAGGTGTAGTTGgacgaattttctttcaaatgtgGCAACgctgtgattttttttattaggttagCATGTGTCATTTGTCGAGAAGAGAGTACATATGTTATGGGAAGTGAGTGTTCTAAATAAGGCATAAGTTAGTGTTTGAACAAAACTACAACATTTCAATTTCATGTAAGAACATGTTTAGTATTTCACGCTCAGCTCATTTGTCCACCGTCCTCATTTTATTGTGATATATGCAGACTCAAACTTggaaatataataagaaaaaatgcATTCTATGTATATATCAAAACTCAGCCAATTTTAGAGACACAGAAGCAATCAAGTTAAATAAAATTCACAATCCAGTAGTGGGTATGGAAAAGATGTAATTGAAAATACTCACAAATCACAATCATGAATACTCACACATGATTCTATATCCATAAGTGTTTGCACTAACTGTTGTATCCTTGAGATCAGGACCAACAACTTTTTAGGGAGCCACagtaataaaaaattaacacCAAGATGTTGGAAATTATTATGAGCTAAAGATAAAtagatcttttaaaaaaaggttCACTAAAAAAAGTTATCTCCCTCTTCTATCGtcttcctcttttctcttcttctctgtttattctgtttctcatctcattttttctgtttcttatcACTTTTTTGTCACAATCCGTCAAGTACAACAATGAGTTTAACAATTCTTTTTCATCACCTTTTTGTGTTATTTATTAAGAGAATGaactgatgattttttttttgaagaaaacttTCATATTTATAATGGAGGATTAACACAAAGGAAATAATGAAGAGATTCATTGAATGTGAGAACGTGTGAGAAGTAGAGAGTAGGTATTAATGTGAATGTTAATGAAGATGCATGAACCAAGTTAATTTCCGTAACGGCTCCAGATTAAAGAAGTCTATTCGGCTTCCGACTGACATTGATCGGAATCGTTCGTCACCGGTGAAACCGTTGGATTTCTATTGACAGTTGACTGAACGGGAATTGTTGCTCGATGGCCACTTTCCTtaagtttcgtataatgttttttagagaagatgtatttggaccGTAGTAAACACATAAAACCCATTAAATTCAAGAATTAATGAAACATTGACTTTTGATTGACCGTGACACGTGTCGTCACCACAGACTCCGAATTAGTGACATGAAATCTGATGTGGATGGCCTAGGAGTGAAAGAAacccttctttatatatatagattaacgtttcatatttaatttaatacacACTTATAGGGAAAATATGGTTACAATGCTCTAACTACAAACTTCAAGTCTCGTATGCAATCCGTACAACTAAGATTAGTGTGTGTGATTTTAATGGTATTCCTACGAGTGAGTGATTGAGGGaacttaattttaaaccaaaaaaagttTCACACAATACAAAATTCATATATAAGCAAGTATACggaacttaaaataaaataaaaatcattgaTTCAGCCCATTGACTTCtagatcttgtgaaaaaagCAAGATGGCTCGTTGAAACTTGAACAAGAAACATGTGTATCTTCTTGTTGATGATAATGCAAGTCACAGGGGAATCATGTTtacagtgattttttttttttttttgtaactgtacAGTGATTTTATTGCAGTACGGTACTTGAGCAATTGCCCCAAAAATGTGTCCCTAATTAAACCTGTAGAACTAAGAAGCAAGAGGTGTGTTGTAGTTGTATATAAACAGTAAAAAGTTGAGAaacaacccaaaaaaaaaagagtttatattgataattcatatatatacacactctCACTCAATGAAAAATGTTGAGAAGAAAACCCCcgagaatataaatatatatatgggtgCAAATAAAACCACactttcttttcattttataaCTCTATTTCCTATAAGTTGCAACCAGGcgaacatcttcttcttcaagtttCTGCTCCTCAATCTCTATAAGTCTCGCAAACACACCGACCAAAGGGGCAGTATTGTACGTACAAGCCTCGGTTTGAACGTAATTATCCCTCCGGTCAAAAAATTCATCTCGGTCATCAGGTCCTCCGACCAAAGCCCCAACTAAAACACTTGGATTAGGCTCGGACCGTCCGTACCAATAATCATACCCTTGAGTGCATCCAATGAACCCTTTGTAATCTTTATAAGAAGCGATCGATGCACCTCTATGATGAACCCTAGTCGGATATTTTGGACCGTATCCGACTAGGTAACTTGTTTTCATCGGGTTTGATCCTAAAATGTAGTCTATTTGCGACTTGGCAAACACGAGCATCTCATCAGGAGTAACAGTTCCTTCGTGGCATTCGAGATCGGAGTTTGCTTTACGGAGGTGGTCTGAATACACTGTCAGGAGGAAAGATGCTGTGGAAACGTATTGCATGTTGTTCCATTGCCGGACATAGAGTAAACCGGCTGGAGTTCGTTGGACATTTGTGCcgttgatgtttttgtttagaattgAGCATAGGTAATGATCGGCTTTTGACTTGTATTGCTGTAGGACTTTAGAATGTTGCTTGTGTTTGTCTTCTTTTATCAACTGAAAAATGAGGGAGCAAATTAAACGGTTAAGCTAGTTAatgaaaaagaaactaaaattaattaaaagattGTAACATCAAcacttcaacttttttttttgtcaacactcCAACTATTCATGTAATTCTGATAACAGAGAAACGAATACTTTGCCCTAACTTGTGGCTCAAATAAAATCTAGAGAACTGCAAAGATGGTCAACATTTATTTAACAACATGATGAAACactataacaaaaattttaaaattaaggaATTTACTTTAAGTAAAACatactaaaattaattttaacctCTAAAGTCTAAATCTTTAGTATGTTTTGTGTGCAATAACACTGGATTTTCTAATTAGCCGCAAACTATTAGTACTTGTGTAGTAGCACAAAACTCGAGTAAACATTGTTGACTATTTACGCATATGCTTTAGCAAGTAGGTTTGGAATCACGTGCCGTATAACAGAACCATTTAAAGACACGTACCCGGTTAGAGGAACAGAAGCACGTGACTTTTAGTTCTGTTTCTGCCTATAACTAACTTTTCTTAAAAGAAATtgtgaatattttaaaactttttcaaAATCATTGTGTTGTATACAAAGAGAAAGTATGTGAATAGTTGTGTGGGGGATACCTTACTTTGTGTTATAACGTGGGGAAGTTAAAGCTTGATAATAATCCCTTCACTTAACGCAATAATATGATTCTAATTTAACTTTTATGTTGGACCGTTTATTTGTTTAAATGATGCAATAAAACATTAGTCCTACAAATACTCATCTAATCAAGTTCAAACCCTTTGAACTTGGTTATGAAATATTGCTAGTTCGTAATAACAATAAATCAATGAGTAATAAAATACTAACCATGGAAGCGAGGAGTTGAACACCAGCGAACTTGACGTCCCAGCTGAACTCAGACATGGCCCAAGAAAGGCCACCGAGTTGGTGCGCCATGTCAACCACATAACTCATATAGTGATCATTGTCGGTGGCTCGATAAAGCCATGTGGCACCCCATAAAAGCTCGTCCATGTAACCACTCACCGAGGCATAATAACTTTTTACAACACGTAGACTCTCATCATATTTTCCTCTGTACTTGTCTCCAAACTCAAACAACTACACCAAAACcataaatgtgtaaataaaaatgTCGGTTGCAACtgtaacattttaaaacattaaataaaattaaaatgtgtTTGTACTTGTTGGGCATGGTGCAAGAGAAGGTGAGAGTAATGTGGATTGGTTGTGCGGAATACGATCGAAGCTGCAGCCATAGCCGCGGCTGTTTCTCCGGCCAGATCTGATCCAGGATTATTCTCGTCGATCTTGAAAGCTCGCCGTGAAGTCGTCATGTCCTCCGGTCTCTGCCAACAGTAGTGGTCAGTGTCACCGTCGCCTACTTCGGCCCATAGAACATTTGGGCTTGTGTGAGCCTTGATGAAGTAATCGGTTCCCCATTTGATGGCTTCAAGCGCGTGAGATAGCTCGCCGATGGAAGCGAGTGAGTCACCGTACTCTATTACACTCCAAGACAGCATTGTCACCGTGAAAGCCATCGGAAGTCCGAATTTAACATGGTCTCCGGCGTCATGATATCCTCCCACTAAATCCACCTTTATAACCAAGATTAAATTTTGGAATTAAAGTCACATCAGCTATTAGTTcgctagaaaaaaaaactgtagtagaagtataaaaaattttaaatcaacaatatttcaaTACTTACCCTTaagaaaaagaggaaaaatacattttgtttaattaaacagtaattataattaaaaacttaaaCGTCACGTCACAGAGTAAATGAACGATAAATCATAATATTAACTAGCTTATTACTATATTAAGTATTAACgtacaatagttttttttcttctcaagtCTTTTCAAAACTAATGATAGTAAGGTAAATTAAGtttgaattttaaaagaaaagacaaCATTTAATGATTTGAGTTTGTAACAGAAGCTAACCCCTTGCTCTAGACCGTCGGTGAGACCGGAGTGATCACGCCACGTCACGCGCTGGTTGTACGGAAGTCGACCTGATCTTTGAGCTTCGAAGTAGAGTAAGCTCTTAGACAATGCTTCACCATAGTCGAACCCTCCAACCTCTGTCTCTGAAGAAACACCGATCAACGATATGGCGGAGGAGATAGTTATCAGAAGGAGAAAATGCCATCGGCTGTGTCGGTGAATCTCCATTACAGTTATTTTtgtgaatctctctctctctagaagcCTCTGTTTGGGAatgaaaggagagagagagaatgcgATGGACTCTCTCactagtctctctctctctctgctcttCACAGGGGCTATTTGAAAGCAGTCTGGAGTTgtggaggagagagagatggcgtgactctctttttttatggtaactttttatttgttaaatatgaaaattttcaacATATATGAGATGACACTTTTGCTTTTTCAACATAGTGGTAATGGTCTTTATGTGCGTAATTTATGCAGCTAGTTATTGCTTTCCTTGTGCAAATCTCGACGAATTATTATTGCATATTAACACTTTAACGAACAAAAAGTGCATATGAACACTAGTAACATACTATTTTGTGGtactttttgaaattcaaaaacatagacATTCCTAAGACTGTTACTCATTTTCAAAAGTAATTACTTCTATTTcataataaattgttttttgaagtattttgttttaaaagataagttgttttattacatttatgaatttttttacatttgttGGATAATGTATAGTTAGTTATAATTTTCATGATCGACTgaattgtagttaatatatacTCATCTGTTATTAAAAGATTCgtgttatagtttttttatacttattaagaaaacatataaaattatattttccaatacattgtttttcttaattaattatttacaataacttttaaccaatgaaattttattaaacacaatttttttttttgaaaagtacaatttttcattaatttatgtattgaaaatgtaaaaaatgtacttttttgaaacaaattttttttctaaaacatagatcttttaggaacggaagtagtatattttatattgtattatatatatatatatagttaatataTGTGATTTTAAGTAAAGGGAGGAAacaggttgacaaaaaaaaatgtaaagggatgaaatataataatttcttaatTAGCGATCTTGtggagatttaaaaaaaaaaaaagtaaagaagaGGAGTCAGTTGAAGAACGAGAAAGTGTAACAGTTAGAGGCTGTATGGACTCCGTGTCTTCGTTAGATACTTTGCCTAATTGTAATGATTACAGGTCTCCATGAAACGGTCCAATTAATTAGTAGAGTAATTATTACAACTTAATTGGGAATCTGTGAtacttaagaaaaaaagaaattttgaaaaatcgtACAATTTCGTTTTCAGGTAGAGGATCTTTTCCCGGACTGTGTAGGCCGCTGCTGTGCAAGGGATATCATTCTAAAATTATCCCATTCATATATCATAACGAAAGAATTACGCCACGAGACAGTTTTgagtttattattatatagtgAGACAGTTTATgctactaatgtacttttttctaaccaaacatatttttagtttgaaactaACTCAATAACTTTGTAATCAACTGTCATACGCTGACTACAgataatatctatttttttgtgGGATTTAACTACAACTATTCATTTATTAATCTAATGATCAAAATTCACCAGAGACAAAGTGGGTCCTTCTATATTTCTTCTTAGTCTTCCTCTTTCCAAATGCttcattttttctaaattaaaatctgattcttcggatattttttaaaataagattgaTATATAATCATTGTCTTCATTACTCaatctatcttttaagataTGTCAAGTTGTATTTCTGGTGTCGGTGTAACAGTGGTGTATGCGACGGCGACGTCAATGATGGAGACTTTAATGTAGATGATGAAGCTCTCCTCCTCCACGATTCCAGCGAGGAGAAGGATCGATAAACTTCTAGTAGTAGCTCTCCTCCTCCATGATTGAAACCGCCATGAAGCTCATATCCACCACAATCAAAGCTCCAAGCCACTGTGAGAGCACTGTATAAGTCTTCTTCTCCCCTCCCCCCTTGCGCTTTGCTCCTACTATGTGACCGCCGGCGAATCACACCGGAGTT
Protein-coding regions in this window:
- the LOC106396845 gene encoding endoglucanase 11 → MEIHRHSRWHFLLLITISSAISLIGVSSETEVGGFDYGEALSKSLLYFEAQRSGRLPYNQRVTWRDHSGLTDGLEQGVDLVGGYHDAGDHVKFGLPMAFTVTMLSWSVIEYGDSLASIGELSHALEAIKWGTDYFIKAHTSPNVLWAEVGDGDTDHYCWQRPEDMTTSRRAFKIDENNPGSDLAGETAAAMAAASIVFRTTNPHYSHLLLHHAQQLFEFGDKYRGKYDESLRVVKSYYASVSGYMDELLWGATWLYRATDNDHYMSYVVDMAHQLGGLSWAMSEFSWDVKFAGVQLLASMLIKEDKHKQHSKVLQQYKSKADHYLCSILNKNINGTNVQRTPAGLLYVRQWNNMQYVSTASFLLTVYSDHLRKANSDLECHEGTVTPDEMLVFAKSQIDYILGSNPMKTSYLVGYGPKYPTRVHHRGASIASYKDYKGFIGCTQGYDYWYGRSEPNPSVLVGALVGGPDDRDEFFDRRDNYVQTEACTYNTAPLVGVFARLIEIEEQKLEEEDVRLVATYRK